One genomic segment of Hordeum vulgare subsp. vulgare chromosome 2H, MorexV3_pseudomolecules_assembly, whole genome shotgun sequence includes these proteins:
- the LOC123430191 gene encoding uncharacterized protein LOC123430191 — protein MSNICRRAAAKRKGSRGMRWEAVGRGEVWCDPAAAARRPTTRDRGFEGALLSRDWRSSGVKRKRITWSSSGADALEDSMVFPWRLAHLAAALCCRPSLLQAPPLPLSYSLQAGLPRSPPQAKVSDNMDSTL, from the exons ATGTCCAACATCTGCAGAAGGGCGGCGGCGAAGAGAAAAGGGAGCAGAGGAATGAGATGGGAGGCCGTAGGGAGAGGTGAGGTGTGGTGtgatcctgctgctgctgctcgtcgGCCAACGACTAG GGATCGAGGATTCGAGGGAGCTCTCCTCTCTCGCGACTGGAGGAGTTCGGGGGTCAAGCGGAAGAGGATAACGTGGTCAAGCTCGGGAGCTGATGCACTAGAGGACTCCATGGTTTTTCCCTGGAGGCTGGCACATTTAGCTGCTGCCCTTTGCTGTCGACCTTCTCTTCTTCAAGCCCCACCGCTACCATTGTCGTACTCCCTGCAGGCAGGCCTGCCCCGATCTCCTCCGCAAG CTAAGGTTTCAGACAATATGGACAGTACGCTTTAG